A portion of the Archocentrus centrarchus isolate MPI-CPG fArcCen1 chromosome 19, fArcCen1, whole genome shotgun sequence genome contains these proteins:
- the fshr gene encoding follicle-stimulating hormone receptor, whose translation MWSVGQRQYQSTRHKRRHTRKVKPLCGPKQAEMMLVMILMMLLVATIKTAAASARGSEMDIRHGFQPSLAKQTMCPSYLLTFGVTALPSNISSTQCLEVKQTQITEIQQGALSSLQHLRELTISENDMLESIGAFAFAGLPRLTKILISKNVALKSIGAFAFSDLPKLSEIIITKSKHLSFIHPDAFRNIVKLQYLTISNTGLRIFPDFSKIHSTAYFLLDLQDNSHIKKVPANAFRGLCTQTIEEIRLTRNGIKEVASDAFNGTKMHRLFLRGNRQLTHINPSAFVGSSELVVLDISDTPLSSLPDSVLGGLKTLIAQSAFNLKELPPLQLFTKLQQAKLTYPSHCCAFLNMHRNRSRWHSLCDEPEAKNNLPFFREYCSNSTSVTCSPAPDDFNPCEDIMSAAPLRILIWIISVLALLGNAVVLLVLLGSGYKLTVPRFLMCHLAFADLCMGIYLVVIATVDMLTRGRYYNYAIDWQMGLGCNAAGFFTVFASELSVFTLTAITVERWHTITHALRLDRKLRLRHACIIMTAGWIFSLLAALLPTVGISSYGKVSICLPMDVESLISQFYVVSLLLLNILAFFFVCGCYLSIYLTFRKPSSAPAHADTRVAQRMAILIFTDFICMAPISFFAISAALKLPLITVSDSKLLLVLFYPINSCSNPFLYAFFTRNFRRDFFFLAARFGLFKTRAQIYRTESSSCQQPAWTSPKSSRVILYSLANTLSLDGKQEC comes from the exons ATGTGGAGTGTGGGCCAGAGACAATATCAGAGTACAAGACACAAAAGAAGACACACTAGAAAAGTGAAACCCCTCTGTGGACCCAAGCAGGCTGAAATGATGCTGGTAATGATACTCATGATGCTGCTGGTTGCTACGATAAAGACGGCAGCAGCCTCGGCGCGCGGCTCTGAAATGGACATCAGACATGGATTTCAGCCCAGTTTGGCCAAACAAACCATGTGCCCATCCTACCTGCTGACATTTGGAGTCACAGCGCTTCCTTCCAACATCTCCAGCACCCAGTGCCT GGAAGTTAAGCAGACGCAGATTACGGAGATCCAGCAGGGCGCCCTCTCCAGCCTGCAGCACCTAAGGGAACT CACCATATCAGAGAACGACATGCTGGAGAGTATCGGTGCGTTTGCCTTTGCTGGCCTCCCGCGCCTCACCAAAAT ATTAATATCTAAAAATGTTGCTTTGAAGAGTATAGGGGCTTTTGCTTTCTCTGACCTACCTAAACTCAGCGAGAT AATCATAACAAAGTCAAAACACCTGAGCTTCATCCACCCAGATGCATTCAGGAACATCGTGAAACTACAGTATTT GACCATCTCCAACACCGGGCTGAGGATTTTTCCAGACTTCTCCAAGATCCATTCCACTGCCTACTTTCTGCT GGACCTGCAGGACAACAGCCACATAAAGAAAGTCCCTGCCAATGCCTTCAGAGGCCTCTGCACTCAAACTATCGAAGAGAT ACGGCTCACCAGAAATGGCATCAAGGAGGTGGCAAGTGACGCCTTCAACGGAACAAAGATGCACAGATT GTTCCTAAGAGGCAACCGACAGCTTACTCACATCAATCCCAGTGCCTTTGTGGGTTCCAGTGAGTTGGTGGTACT AGACATCTCAGACACACCCCTCAGCTCTTTGCCAGACTCGGTCCTTGGCGGACTCAAGACGCTAATAGCACAGTCAGCCTTCAACCTGAAAGAACTTCCTCCTCTTCAGCTGTTTACCAAACTGCAACAGGCAAAGCTGACATACCCATCACACTGCTGCGCCTTCCTAAACATGCACAGAAACAG ATCAAGATGGCACTCACTGTGCGACGAGCCCGAGGCTAAGAATAACCTGCCCTTCTTTAGGGAATACTGCTCCAACTCCACCTCCGTCACCTGCAGCCCGGCACCTGACGACTTCAACCCCTGTGAAGATATCATGTCCGCTGCCCCCTTACGCATCCTCATCTGGATCATCTCTGTCCTCGCCCTGCTGGGCAACGCAGTGGTTCTCCTTGTATTGTTAG GCAGCGGCTATAAGCTGACTGTTCCTCGTTTCCTCATGTGCCACTTGGCCTTTGCTGACCTGTGCATGGGCATCTACCTGGTAGTGATTGCAACTGTGGATATGCTCACACGTGGCCGGTACTACAACTATGCCATAGACTGGCAGATGGGCTTGGGCTGCAATGCTGCAGGCTTCTTCACA GTGTTCGCCAGCGAGCTGTCAGTGTTTACATTAACAGCAATCACTGTGGAACGCTGGCACACCATCACGCACGCTCTGCGACTTGACCGCAAACTTCGTCTGAGACATGCCTGCATCATCATGACAGCAGGCTGGATCTTCTCTTTGCTTGCTGCACTGCTGCCCACAGTTGGGATCAGCAGCTATGGCAAA GTGAGTATCTGCCTGCCCATGGATGTGGAGTCCCTGATTTCCCAGTTCTATGTGgtttctcttctcctcctcaaCATCCTGGCCTTCTTTTTCGTGTGCGGCTGTTACCTCAGCATCTACCTCACCTTTCGCAAACCTTCATCAGCACCAGCCCACGCCGACACCCGTGTGGCTCAGCGCATGGCCATCCTCATCTTCACAGACTTCATCTGCATGGCTCCGATCTCCTTCTTTGCCATTTCAGCTGCCCTCAAGCTCCCTCTTATCACCGTCTCAGACTCCAAACTGCTGTTGGTGCTGTTCTACCCCATCAACTCATGCTCCAACCCCTTTCTGTATGCCTTCTTCACCCGTAACTTCAGAAGGGACTTCTTTTTCCTCGCAGCTCGCTTCGGCCTGTTTAAAACTCGGGCACAGATTTACCGAACAGAGAGTTCCTCATGTCAGCAGCCAGCATGGACCTCTCCAAAGAGTAGCCGTGTTATCTTGTACTCCTTGGCCAATACACTAAGTTTAGATGGAAAACAGGAGTGCTGA